One Ignavibacterium sp. DNA segment encodes these proteins:
- a CDS encoding GIY-YIG nuclease family protein — protein MINKKQIKEDYKLKKQPAGIFAVHNLHDNKMFIGISKDLPSVIRRFQFTLKMESFPFQQLIDDYKKLGEKEFEIKILDELELKDETQQEIDKELKMLEKIWIEKLKEEGVRFYNKEY, from the coding sequence ATGATAAACAAGAAACAAATAAAAGAAGATTACAAATTAAAAAAACAGCCGGCTGGGATTTTTGCTGTACATAATTTACATGACAATAAAATGTTCATTGGGATAAGCAAAGATTTGCCGTCTGTAATAAGAAGATTTCAGTTTACTTTAAAGATGGAAAGCTTTCCGTTTCAGCAGTTAATTGATGATTACAAAAAACTCGGAGAAAAAGAATTCGAAATAAAAATTCTGGATGAATTGGAACTGAAAGATGAAACACAACAGGAAATAGATAAAGAACTGAAAATGCTGGAAAAAATATGGATTGAAAAACTAAAGGAAGAGGGAGTCCGTTTCTATAATAAAGAATATTGA
- the sulP gene encoding sulfate permease: MLYPKLFTTLKDYSKKQFTSDLTAGVIVGIVALPLAIAFGIASGVTPDKGLLTAVIAGFIISFLGGSRVQIGGPTGAFIIIVYGIVQQYGTNGLIIATIMAGVILVIMGFAKFGSIIKFIPHPVIVGFTSGIALIIFSSQIKDFFGLNLVSVPSEFFEKWIIYSQNLFSINYWALLIGVASLLIIIFFPRITHRIPGSIVAIIISTLLVQIFHLPVETIGSRFGDIPSSIPSPALPHFDFEVIRNLISPATTIALLAAIESLLSAVVADGMIGGRHRSNMELVAQGAANIITPLFGGIPATGAIARTATNIKNGGRTPVAGIVHAFVLLLIMLFFGQWAKLIPMAALAAILIVVAYNMSEWRSFVEVFKYPKSDIAVLLTTFLLTIIFDLTIAIQIGMILAVLLFMRRMAMVTNVGIITRELKDEEEVVDSNSIQNKKVPDGVEVFEINGPFFFGAVSKFRDTVRIVENPSKVIIIRMRDVPAIDSTGIHALEQLLKETKKHGTHLVLSGVHTQPLMALAQAEFINKIGEDNVHGNIDDALDRAREILELPKLGRPADFVPVVTREKN, translated from the coding sequence TTGTTATATCCAAAACTTTTTACCACTCTCAAAGATTATTCAAAAAAGCAATTTACATCTGATTTAACAGCTGGAGTTATTGTTGGAATTGTAGCTTTACCCCTTGCAATTGCATTTGGAATTGCTTCCGGTGTTACTCCGGACAAAGGATTACTTACTGCAGTTATTGCTGGTTTCATAATTTCTTTTTTGGGTGGAAGCAGAGTTCAGATCGGCGGTCCAACAGGTGCGTTCATAATTATTGTATATGGAATAGTCCAGCAGTACGGAACTAATGGATTAATTATCGCAACGATAATGGCGGGAGTTATTCTTGTAATAATGGGGTTTGCGAAATTCGGATCAATTATAAAATTTATTCCTCATCCTGTAATTGTTGGATTTACAAGTGGAATTGCACTGATAATTTTTTCTTCACAGATAAAAGATTTTTTCGGATTGAATCTTGTTTCAGTTCCATCAGAATTTTTTGAAAAGTGGATTATTTACTCTCAGAATTTATTTTCGATAAACTACTGGGCTTTATTAATAGGTGTTGCTTCATTATTAATTATCATATTCTTTCCGCGAATTACTCACAGAATTCCAGGTTCAATTGTAGCAATAATAATTTCAACTCTTCTTGTTCAGATATTTCATCTTCCGGTTGAAACTATAGGAAGCAGGTTTGGAGATATTCCGTCTTCAATTCCTTCTCCGGCACTCCCGCATTTCGATTTTGAAGTGATACGAAATTTAATCAGTCCGGCTACAACAATTGCATTGCTTGCTGCAATCGAATCTTTACTTTCTGCAGTGGTTGCAGATGGTATGATTGGTGGAAGACATCGATCAAATATGGAACTGGTTGCACAGGGTGCTGCGAATATTATTACACCTTTGTTCGGTGGTATTCCTGCAACCGGTGCGATCGCAAGAACTGCAACTAATATTAAAAACGGAGGACGTACGCCTGTTGCCGGTATAGTTCATGCATTTGTACTTTTATTAATAATGCTTTTTTTCGGACAATGGGCAAAATTAATTCCAATGGCTGCTCTTGCTGCTATTTTGATAGTTGTCGCTTATAATATGAGCGAATGGAGATCTTTTGTTGAAGTATTTAAATATCCCAAAAGTGATATTGCTGTATTGCTCACAACATTTTTACTGACAATAATTTTTGATCTTACAATTGCTATTCAAATAGGTATGATACTCGCTGTGCTTTTATTCATGCGGCGGATGGCAATGGTTACAAACGTCGGAATTATCACCAGAGAACTGAAAGATGAAGAGGAAGTTGTTGACTCGAATTCAATTCAAAATAAAAAAGTTCCTGATGGTGTAGAAGTTTTTGAAATCAACGGTCCTTTCTTCTTTGGTGCTGTTTCGAAGTTCAGAGATACTGTCAGAATAGTTGAAAATCCGTCTAAAGTAATTATTATCAGGATGCGCGATGTCCCGGCGATTGATTCAACCGGAATTCATGCACTTGAACAACTTTTGAAAGAAACAAAAAAGCATGGAACTCATCTTGTGCTTTCCGGAGTTCATACACAGCCATTAATGGCTTTAGCTCAGGCAGAATTTATCAATAAGATCGGTGAAGATAATGTGCATGGTAATATCGATGATGCACTTGACCGCGCAAGAGAAATTCTCGAGTTACCCAAACTTGGACGACCAGCAGACTTTGTCCCTGTAGTTACAAGAGAAAAAAATTAG
- a CDS encoding acyl-CoA thioesterase, with protein sequence MTNPDNNTNSVFETEIIVRPDDIDMNNHVHNSKYLDYIQTARFIQMRDCYKVPMEEYFERGFTWFASEVQLKYKREMKFGDIAVVKTQVGHWSGAQVTINVWVFNKSTNKVCVEGKILYTLVSISSGRPSRIPEDIIERHNI encoded by the coding sequence ATGACTAATCCGGATAATAACACAAACTCAGTTTTTGAAACAGAGATCATTGTTCGTCCCGATGATATTGATATGAACAATCATGTTCACAACTCTAAATATCTTGATTACATTCAGACTGCAAGATTTATTCAGATGCGTGATTGTTATAAGGTTCCGATGGAGGAATATTTTGAAAGAGGATTTACCTGGTTTGCAAGTGAAGTTCAATTAAAATATAAAAGAGAAATGAAGTTTGGTGATATTGCAGTCGTTAAAACTCAGGTTGGTCATTGGAGCGGGGCACAGGTTACAATAAATGTATGGGTTTTCAATAAATCTACAAATAAAGTCTGTGTTGAGGGTAAAATACTTTACACTCTCGTTTCAATATCATCCGGCAGACCATCAAGGATTCCGGAAGATATTATAGAAAGACACAATATTTGA
- a CDS encoding NAD-dependent epimerase/dehydratase family protein: protein MQTILGSTGVIGTGLAKSLTQYTDKIRLVSRNPKQVNSTDQLVTADLTDAHQTLTAVEGSDVVYLTIGLQYKTSVWIEKWPLIMNNVINACKEHKAKLVYFDNVYCYGLVKGWMKEDTRINPISKKGEVRAQIAQMLMSEVDKGGFDAIIARSADFYGPNTPLSFVTVTVFNNLIKGKKAQWFIDADKKHSMTYTPDAVKATAILGNTSSAYNQIWHLPTSKNVLTGKEFIEQAAKEFGVKQDYMVLKKWMLQMIGYFIPVIRESLEMLYQNEYDYLFDSTKFEKAFNFIPTDYKDGIAATVKSMNV from the coding sequence ATGCAAACAATTTTAGGCTCAACTGGTGTAATCGGTACCGGGCTTGCAAAATCCCTGACACAATACACAGACAAAATCAGATTAGTTAGCAGAAATCCAAAACAAGTAAATTCAACAGACCAGCTTGTAACTGCGGATCTTACAGATGCTCATCAGACTTTAACTGCTGTTGAAGGTTCTGATGTTGTTTATCTTACTATAGGACTGCAGTACAAAACAAGTGTCTGGATAGAAAAGTGGCCTTTAATAATGAACAATGTTATCAATGCCTGCAAAGAGCACAAAGCAAAGCTGGTTTATTTTGATAATGTTTATTGTTATGGTTTGGTCAAGGGCTGGATGAAAGAAGATACACGCATTAATCCAATAAGTAAAAAGGGGGAAGTACGCGCACAAATTGCACAGATGCTTATGAGTGAGGTAGATAAAGGAGGCTTTGATGCTATAATTGCCCGGTCTGCTGATTTCTATGGACCAAATACTCCGCTAAGTTTTGTTACAGTAACTGTGTTTAATAATTTGATAAAAGGGAAAAAAGCTCAATGGTTTATTGATGCAGATAAAAAGCACTCTATGACCTATACACCCGATGCTGTAAAAGCAACTGCTATTTTGGGAAATACAAGCTCTGCTTATAATCAAATCTGGCATCTTCCTACAAGCAAAAATGTATTAACAGGTAAGGAATTTATCGAACAGGCTGCTAAAGAGTTTGGAGTAAAACAAGATTATATGGTGCTAAAAAAATGGATGCTGCAAATGATCGGATATTTTATACCCGTCATAAGAGAAAGCTTAGAAATGTTATATCAGAACGAGTACGACTATTTGTTTGATAGTACAAAGTTTGAAAAGGCATTTAATTTTATTCCAACCGATTATAAAGATGGTATTGCTGCAACAGTAAAATCGATGAATGTTTAA
- a CDS encoding DUF1572 family protein, producing the protein MIDGIKSSIVRDLDKLKREISSYKNSENIWKKKEDIPYSAANLCLHLLGNLNHFIGAVIGKSGYIRNRDLELSQNDISVSELIKQIDETVVVVEKTLDNITDEILNQDYPLLFNNQRITNCQMLINTVCYLNYHLGQINFHRKLFDK; encoded by the coding sequence ATGATTGATGGAATTAAATCATCAATTGTTAGAGATTTGGATAAGCTTAAAAGGGAGATATCTTCTTACAAAAATTCTGAAAACATCTGGAAGAAAAAAGAAGATATTCCTTATTCAGCCGCCAATTTATGTCTTCATCTTCTTGGAAATCTTAATCACTTTATCGGTGCTGTAATTGGAAAGTCAGGTTATATTAGAAATCGTGATTTAGAACTTTCACAAAATGATATTTCTGTAAGTGAGTTAATCAAACAGATTGATGAAACAGTTGTTGTAGTTGAAAAGACATTAGATAATATTACTGACGAGATACTTAATCAGGATTATCCATTGCTTTTTAATAATCAGAGAATCACAAATTGTCAGATGCTTATTAATACAGTATGCTATCTTAATTACCATTTAGGTCAGATTAACTTCCATAGGAAGTTGTTTGATAAATAA
- a CDS encoding DinB family protein produces the protein MNSDLSILFYHMLWADAEIWKKVLSLNAAQDDDKIKKLIYHLHQVQYAFYFLWNDIPIEIAKPEEFNDLKSIAKWGFEYQQKLIEFIKSKKMNIIEKEIKIPWSIFMERKTGKKAVPATMHETMLQIVSHSSYHRGQINLRFRELGGEPAMVDLIFWIWLGKPTSDWGDILR, from the coding sequence ATGAACTCTGATTTAAGCATACTTTTTTATCATATGTTGTGGGCTGATGCTGAGATTTGGAAAAAGGTTTTATCTCTTAATGCGGCGCAAGATGATGATAAAATTAAAAAACTCATTTATCATCTTCATCAAGTACAATATGCGTTTTATTTTTTATGGAATGATATACCAATCGAGATTGCCAAACCAGAGGAGTTTAATGATCTCAAATCAATTGCAAAATGGGGATTTGAATATCAGCAGAAACTTATTGAGTTTATCAAATCTAAAAAAATGAATATTATAGAGAAAGAAATAAAAATTCCCTGGTCAATTTTTATGGAAAGAAAAACAGGCAAAAAGGCTGTTCCAGCTACAATGCATGAAACTATGCTGCAGATAGTTTCTCACAGCTCATATCATCGGGGACAGATAAATTTAAGATTCAGAGAGCTTGGCGGTGAACCAGCAATGGTAGATTTAATATTCTGGATCTGGCTCGGCAAACCAACATCAGATTGGGGAGATATTTTAAGATGA
- a CDS encoding methyltransferase, which yields MNELKSADDIRELANAFRESRILLSAIELNIFSVIDKHLIPTEEISNKINTDLRATDRLLNALCAMGLLKKVKGKFYNSDLASKYLVKDKPDFMGNLFHTNHLWKLWSNLTESVKQGTSQKGEQTEEEKHNWTESFIEAMHYRGVNQGKILAMMIDLSNVKTMLDVGGGSAAFSIEIVKSNPSVKATVLDLPQVIPLTKKYAAEAGLFNNFNFIEGSYHSLDFEGEYDLILLSAIIHINSYEQNKMLINKCVNALSKNGTLIINDFIMSDDRTKPYHGTLFSLNMLVGTANGDTYTEKEIREWFESAGLSKIERKNTSFGSDLMIAVK from the coding sequence ATGAACGAGTTAAAATCCGCTGATGATATCCGTGAATTAGCAAATGCTTTCCGTGAAAGCCGCATATTACTTTCTGCTATCGAATTAAATATATTTTCGGTGATAGACAAACATTTGATTCCAACTGAAGAAATCTCCAATAAAATAAATACAGATCTTAGAGCAACTGACCGATTGCTTAATGCTTTATGCGCGATGGGATTATTAAAAAAAGTCAAAGGAAAGTTTTACAACTCTGATTTGGCTTCAAAATATCTTGTTAAAGATAAACCTGATTTTATGGGAAATCTTTTTCATACAAATCATCTCTGGAAGTTATGGAGTAATCTAACGGAATCAGTAAAGCAGGGTACTTCGCAAAAGGGTGAGCAGACTGAAGAAGAAAAACACAATTGGACTGAATCGTTTATCGAAGCAATGCACTACCGCGGAGTTAATCAGGGAAAGATTCTCGCAATGATGATCGATCTTTCAAATGTAAAAACAATGCTTGATGTAGGCGGCGGGTCTGCAGCATTTTCAATAGAGATTGTGAAAAGTAATCCATCAGTAAAAGCAACTGTTCTTGATCTGCCCCAGGTAATCCCATTAACAAAAAAATATGCGGCTGAAGCAGGGCTGTTTAACAATTTCAATTTCATTGAAGGCAGCTATCATTCTTTAGATTTTGAAGGTGAATATGATTTGATTCTTTTGTCAGCAATTATCCATATAAACAGTTATGAACAAAATAAAATGCTGATAAATAAATGTGTAAACGCTTTGAGTAAAAACGGCACTCTGATAATAAATGATTTTATAATGAGCGACGATAGAACAAAACCTTATCACGGCACCTTGTTTTCGCTTAATATGCTGGTTGGTACTGCTAACGGTGATACTTATACAGAAAAAGAAATCAGAGAATGGTTTGAATCGGCTGGTCTTTCGAAGATTGAAAGAAAGAATACTTCCTTCGGTTCAGATCTGATGATCGCTGTGAAATAA
- a CDS encoding peroxiredoxin, with translation MEQTTQTITAMPRIGDKAPSFKAVTTQGDINFPADYSGKWVILFSHPADFTPVCTSEFMTFATMEKQFNEANCELVGLSVDGLYSHIAWLRTIKEKIEYKGMKNVEVTFPLIEDITMEVANKYGMLQPGESNTKAVRAVFFIDPKGIIRTIIYYPLSLGRNFDELYRVLIALQTADEFSIATPADWRPGDDVIIPTAGSCGTAKDRMDGKEKDVKCHDWFFCTKPITKEEVLKKVLKKK, from the coding sequence ATGGAACAGACAACTCAAACAATCACCGCAATGCCAAGAATAGGCGATAAAGCTCCTTCATTTAAAGCAGTTACAACACAAGGGGATATTAATTTCCCGGCAGATTATTCCGGCAAATGGGTAATACTATTCAGTCATCCTGCCGACTTTACTCCTGTTTGCACATCAGAGTTTATGACATTTGCAACAATGGAAAAACAATTCAATGAAGCTAACTGCGAGCTTGTCGGGCTTTCAGTTGATGGTCTTTACAGTCACATTGCATGGTTAAGAACAATAAAAGAAAAAATTGAATACAAAGGAATGAAAAATGTTGAAGTAACTTTTCCTTTGATTGAAGATATTACAATGGAAGTTGCAAATAAGTATGGAATGCTTCAGCCCGGCGAAAGTAATACAAAAGCTGTACGTGCAGTTTTCTTTATTGATCCGAAAGGAATTATCAGAACGATTATTTATTATCCATTAAGTCTGGGCAGAAATTTTGATGAACTTTATAGAGTATTAATTGCATTACAAACTGCAGATGAATTTAGTATTGCTACTCCTGCTGACTGGAGACCTGGTGATGATGTGATTATCCCTACTGCCGGCTCTTGCGGTACTGCAAAAGACAGAATGGATGGAAAAGAAAAAGATGTTAAGTGCCATGATTGGTTCTTCTGCACAAAGCCGATTACAAAAGAAGAAGTATTGAAAAAAGTATTGAAGAAAAAATAA
- a CDS encoding serine hydrolase — MKIFILQLSISFLLLAGNLCSQQVQVPDYYKVDEEFSKELYSIVSELDLARDFDVGEDGIEQISFAVIDLTSDEPKLGGVNYKNFIYPASVYKMYVAAEILHQVSEGKYSLYQSYVANEPNIVDRKSEISTDPRSLLKEGDTVNVNYLLDLMITRSDNSASNCLIDIAQRRNIDSLLHLYGWYGSEVTRKFLKRKFEDPGYENIRGTETCALHAADFMYKIYTNSLVNEWVSLQLKTLLGRQLDKSKLAQGLPHNAMFYHKTGWFSYWTNDVGIVVDGKVKYIVACFIPLEEDLALPKFKILSQKVYELIKSRY; from the coding sequence ATGAAAATTTTCATATTGCAATTAAGCATTTCATTTTTACTTTTAGCCGGAAATCTCTGCTCTCAGCAGGTTCAAGTTCCTGATTATTACAAAGTTGATGAGGAATTTTCTAAAGAACTTTACAGTATTGTTTCAGAGCTTGATCTTGCACGTGATTTCGATGTGGGTGAAGATGGAATAGAACAAATCTCATTTGCAGTTATTGATTTAACTTCTGATGAACCGAAACTTGGCGGAGTTAATTATAAAAATTTTATTTATCCGGCTTCTGTTTATAAAATGTATGTTGCCGCAGAAATATTACATCAGGTATCAGAAGGGAAATATTCTTTATACCAATCCTATGTAGCCAATGAACCGAATATAGTTGACAGGAAAAGTGAGATCAGTACAGATCCGAGATCATTGCTGAAAGAGGGTGATACAGTTAATGTGAACTATCTTCTGGATTTAATGATTACACGCAGCGATAACTCTGCATCAAATTGTTTGATTGATATTGCACAGAGAAGAAACATTGACAGCCTTTTACATTTATACGGATGGTATGGAAGCGAAGTAACAAGAAAGTTTTTAAAAAGAAAATTTGAAGATCCTGGTTATGAAAATATAAGAGGAACAGAAACCTGTGCTTTACACGCTGCAGATTTTATGTATAAAATTTATACAAACTCTCTTGTTAACGAATGGGTTAGTCTGCAATTGAAAACTTTATTGGGAAGACAGCTTGATAAATCAAAGCTTGCTCAAGGGTTACCACACAATGCTATGTTCTATCATAAAACGGGGTGGTTTTCATACTGGACAAATGATGTTGGAATTGTTGTTGATGGAAAAGTTAAATATATAGTTGCTTGCTTCATTCCGCTTGAGGAAGATTTGGCATTACCCAAATTCAAAATCTTATCACAAAAAGTTTATGAACTAATAAAGAGCAGATATTAA
- the hisH gene encoding imidazole glycerol phosphate synthase subunit HisH, whose protein sequence is MITLVDYGDVCIDRVAASLKQITDDFSVSKKESDICNSDKIILAGCGSAITVMRKIQLLNLYSVLRVVKKPILGIGLGMQLMSDYSNEGNFPCLGFFPGTAARFDQSIDENSYKGMQRVSICKPSVLFNGINDQSEFYFNNSFYLIKSDLSTSTYFEKNKCCASIEKDHAYAVQFHPEMSGDAGLKVLQNFIEM, encoded by the coding sequence ATGATAACCTTAGTAGATTACGGTGATGTTTGCATTGATAGGGTTGCAGCATCTTTAAAACAAATAACAGATGATTTCAGTGTATCTAAAAAAGAATCTGATATCTGTAATTCTGATAAAATTATTTTAGCAGGATGCGGAAGCGCAATAACTGTTATGCGGAAAATCCAATTGCTTAATCTTTATTCTGTGCTTCGGGTTGTTAAAAAACCCATTCTCGGAATCGGGCTTGGAATGCAGTTAATGTCAGATTACTCGAACGAAGGAAATTTTCCGTGCCTCGGTTTCTTTCCCGGAACAGCAGCCAGGTTTGACCAGTCAATAGATGAGAATTCTTATAAAGGAATGCAGAGAGTTAGTATTTGCAAACCAAGTGTTTTGTTTAATGGTATAAACGATCAGTCAGAGTTTTATTTTAATAATTCATTTTATCTGATCAAAAGTGATTTATCAACCTCAACTTATTTTGAAAAAAATAAATGCTGCGCTTCGATTGAAAAAGATCATGCTTATGCAGTTCAGTTTCATCCCGAAATGTCGGGTGATGCAGGGTTAAAAGTTTTACAAAATTTTATAGAAATGTAA